DNA from Terriglobia bacterium:
AGGGGTTGTGATCGTATCGACCAGCCGCGTCGTGATCGAGATGTTGCGGTCCCAGAGAGTTTCCAAGTGCAGGTACACTGGCTTGGCATGGACGCCAACATTCGCGATCCGTCCGCCGGCTGCGACCATCCCTTGGCAAATCTCGAAGGTGGCAGGAATTCCAACTGCCTCTATAGCGACGTCGACGCCCGCCCCCTCAGTAAGCTCCATGACATGATGGACGGCGCGTCCGTCAGCGCTGTTAATCAGAGCGGTTGCCCCAAACTGTTTTGCGACCGCCAAGCGCTTATCATCCAGGTCAATCATGAAGATCGCTGCTGGTGAATAAAATTGAGCTGTTAGAAGCACAGCAATTCCAACAGGCCCCGCGCCAACGATGGCGATAGTATCCCCAGGCTTCACCTGCCCATTCAAAACGCCACACTCAAAGCCAGTCGGCAGTATGTCGCTGAGCATTACGAAAGCTTCTTCATCCGCTCCAGGCGGTAAATGGTAGAGGCTCCCATCAGCGTACGGGATTCGCACGTACTCGGCCTGGGTTCCATCGAGAGTATTGCCCAAAACCCACCCGCCATGCCTGCAGTGAGAATACATACCCTTCCTGCAGGAACCGCACTTCAGACATGCTGTAACGCACGAAATAATCACCTTGTCGCCAACGTGAAACTCGGAGACGGTGCTTCCCACCTCCTCGACAACACCAATACCTTCGTGGCCGAGGATGCGGTTCTCGCTTACGGAC
Protein-coding regions in this window:
- a CDS encoding zinc-dependent alcohol dehydrogenase family protein is translated as MKALVYHGPGKYAWENKPRPTIQHSNDAIVRVSTSTICGTDLHILKGDLPSVSENRILGHEGIGVVEEVGSTVSEFHVGDKVIISCVTACLKCGSCRKGMYSHCRHGGWVLGNTLDGTQAEYVRIPYADGSLYHLPPGADEEAFVMLSDILPTGFECGVLNGQVKPGDTIAIVGAGPVGIAVLLTAQFYSPAAIFMIDLDDKRLAVAKQFGATALINSADGRAVHHVMELTEGAGVDVAIEAVGIPATFEICQGMVAAGGRIANVGVHAKPVYLHLETLWDRNISITTRLVDTITTPVLLKIVESGKLQPHKLVTHRFAMDDIMKAYDVFGSAAREGTLKVVLKNDGKKTAASVSPHLA